Proteins encoded in a region of the Neoarius graeffei isolate fNeoGra1 chromosome 3, fNeoGra1.pri, whole genome shotgun sequence genome:
- the LOC132882580 gene encoding craniofacial development protein 2-like translates to MNSPNSTNPILPAPGVGRNLAAVVGAGFPVGRGNDDGPLNPPGRGSFDSSTNSKALLRCRRPFTMATFNVCTIKADSKARELAYCAGTLGIGILGVQEHCICHQSPLEFRNIEDHHLITSAAWRNEAQASVGGVGLLLSREAKNALCNVRSYSCRVLSAVFAGNPATTFIVAYSPTNVSDESDVKEFYDNLRVAIYDTPAHNFLAVLGDFNARLGQEDVRFPFHESTNRNSQHLADLLVENNLLAANTCFQKRPGKRWTFQDRGTKAKCQLDYLLVRKKWRNSILNAEAYNSFSSLGSDHRVVGMKVRLSLRVPKRHTKQSTGVNSSQSSVFLGPVEDQVEHRGLSESCIAWNHKYLVEGAVDLRS, encoded by the exons ATGAACAGTCCAAATTCCACAAATCCTATACTTCCAGCCCCGGGAGTGGGCAGGAACTTAGCTGCGGTCGTCGGTGCTGGTTTCCCTGTTGGAAGAGGTAATGATGATGGGCCCTTAAATCCACCTGGAAGGGGCTCATTTGACAGCAGCACTAACTCCAAGGCACTGTTGCGTTGTAGAAGACCCTTCACTATGGCTACCTTCAATGTATGTACAATCAAAGCTGACTCAAAAGCAAGGGAACTTGCTTACTGTGCTGGCACCCTAGGAATCGGTATTTTAGGAGTTCAAGAACACTGCATCTGTCACCAGTCCCCTCTCGAATTCCGTAACATAGAGGACCATCACctgatta CCTCTGCAGCCTGGAGGAATGAGGCTCAGGCCTCAGTTGGGGGAGTCGGTCTCCTGCTAAGCAGAGAGGCAAAGAATGCCCTATGCAATGTACGATCTTACTCATGCCGGGTCTTGTCGGCTGTGTTCGCTGGTAACCCAGCAACAACCTTTATAGTTGCTTATTCTCCAACAAATGTATCTGATGAAAGCGACGTCAAGGAGTTCTATGACAACCTCCGTGTGGCAATCTACGACACACCAGCTCATAACTTCCTTGCTGTACTTGGGGATTTCAATGCAAGGCTTGGGCAAGAAGATGTACGTTTCCCATTTCACGAGTCCACAAATAGAAACAGCCAACATCTCGCCGACCTCCTAGTCGAGAACAACTTGCTGGCAGCTAATACTTGTTTTCAGAAGCGACCAGGCAAGAGATGGACCTTTCAAGACCGCGGTACCAAGGCAAAATGTCAACTTGACTACCTGTTAGTTCGGAAGAAGTGGCGTAACAGCATCCTTAACGCAGAAGCGTACAACTCTTTTTCTAGCCTTGGCTCAGACCATCGAGTAGTGGGCATGAAGGTTCGACTCAGTTTGCGAGTGCCTAAACGTCACACTAAGCA GAGCACTGGGGTCAATTCCTCACAAAGTTCTGTATTTCTTGGACCAGTTGAAGATCAAGTAGAACATAGGGGTCTTTCAGAAAGCTGCATTGCTTGGAATCACAAATATCTTGTGGAAGGTGCTGTTGATCTGAGGTCATAG